A stretch of the Nitratireductor thuwali genome encodes the following:
- a CDS encoding methylated-DNA--[protein]-cysteine S-methyltransferase: protein MRYHVFKTAFGWCGLAWTDAGVARTVLPSASENEARRGIAAKAPNAAEGTPDALAGPIVAKMQRYFEGEREDFSEIPLDLGQMPPFNRAIYTAARVLRYGETTTYGGLAARAGFPTASRETGVAMGRNRVPLIIPCHRVLAAGGKLGGFSAPGGILAKQRMLALERARPPASDPAQESFAF from the coding sequence ATGCGCTATCACGTGTTCAAAACCGCTTTCGGCTGGTGCGGGCTTGCCTGGACCGATGCTGGCGTCGCTCGAACCGTGCTGCCGTCCGCAAGCGAAAACGAGGCGCGGCGTGGCATCGCCGCCAAGGCGCCGAACGCCGCCGAAGGGACGCCTGATGCGCTGGCCGGCCCCATCGTCGCGAAAATGCAGCGTTATTTCGAGGGCGAGCGGGAAGATTTTTCGGAAATTCCACTCGATCTCGGCCAGATGCCACCCTTCAACCGGGCCATTTATACGGCCGCACGGGTGCTTCGCTACGGCGAGACGACCACCTATGGCGGGCTCGCCGCTCGGGCTGGCTTTCCCACGGCCAGCCGCGAAACCGGCGTCGCGATGGGGCGCAACCGCGTGCCGCTCATCATTCCCTGTCATCGCGTGCTGGCCGCCGGCGGCAAGCTGGGCGGTTTTTCCGCCCCCGGCGGCATTCTTGCCAAGCAAAGGATGCTCGCGCTCGAGCGCGCCCGTCCGCCCGCATCCGATCCTGCCCAGGAAAGTTTCGCTTTCTGA
- a CDS encoding glutathione S-transferase family protein, translating into MKLYGMTDSGNCYKPRLAMAKLGIPYEHVETSSRDGTTRKPDYLAKNANGKVPLLELDDGRFIAESNAILLYLAEGTRLLPEERYERAVVCQWLFFEQYSHEPYVAVRRALLKYPERAKLATPERLAETLEGGNRALGVMEQQLERSPFLAGAAMSVADISLYAYTHDAGEAGFDLTAFPAVSGWLKRVENDPGHVPMMPG; encoded by the coding sequence ATGAAACTCTACGGGATGACCGATAGCGGCAATTGCTACAAGCCGCGCCTCGCCATGGCGAAGCTGGGTATTCCCTATGAGCATGTCGAGACCAGCTCGCGCGATGGAACGACGCGCAAACCCGACTATCTGGCCAAGAACGCCAACGGAAAAGTGCCGCTTCTGGAACTCGACGATGGCCGTTTTATCGCCGAATCCAACGCCATCCTGCTGTATCTGGCGGAGGGAACACGGCTTCTGCCGGAGGAACGCTACGAACGGGCGGTTGTCTGTCAGTGGCTGTTCTTCGAGCAATATAGCCACGAGCCCTATGTGGCGGTGAGGCGGGCGCTGCTGAAATATCCCGAGCGGGCGAAGCTTGCGACGCCGGAGCGCCTTGCAGAAACGCTGGAGGGTGGAAACCGGGCGCTGGGTGTCATGGAACAGCAACTGGAACGCTCGCCGTTCCTCGCGGGCGCGGCCATGAGCGTTGCCGACATCTCGCTCTACGCCTATACGCATGACGCGGGTGAAGCCGGTTTCGACCTGACGGCGTTTCCTGCCGTTTCGGGCTGGCTGAAGCGGGTTGAGAACGATCCCGGCCATGTGCCTATGATGCCGGGCTGA